A region of Chelonia mydas isolate rCheMyd1 chromosome 7, rCheMyd1.pri.v2, whole genome shotgun sequence DNA encodes the following proteins:
- the KLC2 gene encoding kinesin light chain 2 isoform X2 yields the protein MATMVCPREEKLSQDEIVLGTKAVIQGLETLRSEHHSILATLLDTRNCLDKQHEASAVQEKSSLVRKSLEAIELGLGEAQVIIALSSHLSAVESEKQKLRAQVRRLVQENQWLRDELAGTQQKLQRSEQAVAQLEEEKKHLEFMNQIKKFDDDISPSEEKNGEAAKDSLDDLFPSDDDQGQGPTPGSGEAAAQHGGYEIPARLRTLHNLVIQYASQGRYEVAVPLCKQALEDLEKTSGHDHPDVATMLNILALVYRDQNKYKEAAHLLNDALAIREKTLGKDHPAVAATLNNLAVLYGKRGKYKEAEPLCKRALEIREKVLGRFHPDVAKQLNNLALLCQNQGKAEEVQYYYGRALEIYESRLGPDDPNVAKTKNNLASCYLKQGKYKEAEALYKEILTRAHEKEFGSVNGENKPIWMHAEEREESKDRSKDSVPYREYGSWYKACKVDSPTVNTTLKSLGALYRRQGKLEAAETLEECAMKTRKQGMHAISQTRVVELLKDGGRSERRPSRESLSNSAAKAENGPEPADGIGTEWAGDSSGVLRRSGSFGKLRDALRRSSEMLVKKLQGSSPQEPRNLGMKRASSLNFLNKSVEESSLPTSSSLTESRGLSSSTVDLSRRSSLLG from the exons ATGGCGACCATGGTGTGCCCGCGAGAGGAGAAGCTGAGCCAGGACGAGATCGTGCTGGGCACCAAGGCAGTGATCCAAGGCCTGGAGACGCTGCGCAGCGAGCACCACTCCATCCTGGCCACCCTGCTGGACACCAGGAACTGCCTGGACAAGCAGCACGAGGCCAGCGCTGTGCAGGAGAAGTCCAGCCTGGTGCGCAAGTCCTTGGAGGCCattgagctggggctgggggaggcccaG GTGATCATCGCTCTGTCGAGCCACCTGAGCGCGGTGGAGTCGGAGAAGCAGAAGCTGCGGGCCCAGGTGCGGCGCCTGGTGCAGGAGAACCAGTGGCTGCGGGACGAGCTGGCGGGCACCCAGCAGAAGCTGCAGCGCAGCGAGCAGGCCGTGGCAcaactggaggaggagaagaagcacCTGGAGTTCATGAACCAGATTAAGAAGTTTGATGACGACATCTCCCCCTCG GAGGAGAAGAATGGGGAGGCAGCCAAGGACTCGCTAGATGACCTGTTCCCCAGCGATGACGACCAGGGCCAAG GGCCGACGCCCGGCAGCGGGGAGGCTGCGGCCCAGCATGGGGGCTATGAGATCCCAGCGCGGCTACGCACACTGCACAACCTGGTGATCCAGTACGCCTCGCAGGGGCGCTACGAGGTGGCCGTGCCGCTCTGCAAGCAGGCACTGGAGGACCTGGAGAAGACCTCGGGCCACGATCACCCCGATGTGGCCACCATGCTCAACATCCTGGCGTTGGTGTacag GGACCAGAACAAGTACAAGGAGGCTGCTCATCTTCTCAACGACGCGCTGGCCATCCGGGAAAAGACCCTGGGCAAGGACCACCCCGCT GTGGCTGCCACCCTGAACAACCTGGCTGTGCTGTACGGCAAGAGGGGCAAGTACAAGGAGGCCGAGCCGCTGTGCAAGAGAGCGCTGGAGATCCGCGAGAAg gtgctGGGCCGGTTCCACCCCGACGTGGCAAAGCAGCTGAACAACCTGGCGCTGCTGTGCCAGAACCAGGGCAAGGCGGAGGAAGTGCAGTACTACTATGGGCGGGCGCTGGAGATCTACGAGAGCCGCCTGGGCCCCGACGACCCCAACGTCGCCAAGACCAAGAACAACCTG GCATCCTGCTACCTGAAACAGGGCAAGTACAAAGAGGCCGAGGCGCTGTACAAGGAGATCCTGACTCGGGCGCACGAGAAGGAGTTTGGCTCAGTCAATG GAGAGAACAAGCCAATCTGGATGCATGCAGAGGAACGCGAGGAGAGCAAG gacaggagcaaGGACAGTGTCCCCTACAGGGAGTACGGCAGCTGGTACAAGGCTTGCAAGGTGGACAG ccccacagTGAACACGACCCTGAAGAGCCTGGGGGCTCTGTACCGGCGCCAGGGCAAGCTGGAGGCCGCCGAGACGCTGGAGGAGTGTGCCATGAAAACCCGCAAGCAG GGCATGCACGCCATCAGCCAGACCAGGGTGGTGGAGCTGCTGAAGGATGGGGGCCGGTCGGAGCGCCGGCCCAGCCGGGAGAGCCTGAGCAACAGTGCTGCCAAGGCTGAGAACGGGCCCGAGCCCGCGGACGGGATAGGCACGGAATGGGCTGGG GATAGCTCTGGAGTCCTGCGCCGGAGCGGCTCCTTTGGGAAGCTGCGGGACGCCCTGCGCCGGAGCAGCGAGATGCTGGTGAAGAAGCTGCAGGGGAGCAGCCCCCAGGAGCCCAGGAACCTGGG GATGAAACGGGCCAGTTCCCTGAACTTCCTCAACAAGAGCGTGGAAGAGTCGAGCCTG ccaaCCAGCAGCAGCCTCACCGAGAGCCGGGGCCTGAGCTCCAGCACTGTGGACCTGTCCAGACGCAGCTCCTTGCTGGGGTGA
- the KLC2 gene encoding kinesin light chain 2 isoform X4 codes for MATMVCPREEKLSQDEIVLGTKAVIQGLETLRSEHHSILATLLDTRNCLDKQHEASAVQEKSSLVRKSLEAIELGLGEAQVIIALSSHLSAVESEKQKLRAQVRRLVQENQWLRDELAGTQQKLQRSEQAVAQLEEEKKHLEFMNQIKKFDDDISPSEEKNGEAAKDSLDDLFPSDDDQGQGPTPGSGEAAAQHGGYEIPARLRTLHNLVIQYASQGRYEVAVPLCKQALEDLEKTSGHDHPDVATMLNILALVYRDQNKYKEAAHLLNDALAIREKTLGKDHPAVAATLNNLAVLYGKRGKYKEAEPLCKRALEIREKVLGRFHPDVAKQLNNLALLCQNQGKAEEVQYYYGRALEIYESRLGPDDPNVAKTKNNLASCYLKQGKYKEAEALYKEILTRAHEKEFGSVNGENKPIWMHAEEREESKDRSKDSVPYREYGSWYKACKVDSPTVNTTLKSLGALYRRQGKLEAAETLEECAMKTRKQDSSGVLRRSGSFGKLRDALRRSSEMLVKKLQGSSPQEPRNLGMKRASSLNFLNKSVEESSLPTSSSLTESRGLSSSTVDLSRRSSLLG; via the exons ATGGCGACCATGGTGTGCCCGCGAGAGGAGAAGCTGAGCCAGGACGAGATCGTGCTGGGCACCAAGGCAGTGATCCAAGGCCTGGAGACGCTGCGCAGCGAGCACCACTCCATCCTGGCCACCCTGCTGGACACCAGGAACTGCCTGGACAAGCAGCACGAGGCCAGCGCTGTGCAGGAGAAGTCCAGCCTGGTGCGCAAGTCCTTGGAGGCCattgagctggggctgggggaggcccaG GTGATCATCGCTCTGTCGAGCCACCTGAGCGCGGTGGAGTCGGAGAAGCAGAAGCTGCGGGCCCAGGTGCGGCGCCTGGTGCAGGAGAACCAGTGGCTGCGGGACGAGCTGGCGGGCACCCAGCAGAAGCTGCAGCGCAGCGAGCAGGCCGTGGCAcaactggaggaggagaagaagcacCTGGAGTTCATGAACCAGATTAAGAAGTTTGATGACGACATCTCCCCCTCG GAGGAGAAGAATGGGGAGGCAGCCAAGGACTCGCTAGATGACCTGTTCCCCAGCGATGACGACCAGGGCCAAG GGCCGACGCCCGGCAGCGGGGAGGCTGCGGCCCAGCATGGGGGCTATGAGATCCCAGCGCGGCTACGCACACTGCACAACCTGGTGATCCAGTACGCCTCGCAGGGGCGCTACGAGGTGGCCGTGCCGCTCTGCAAGCAGGCACTGGAGGACCTGGAGAAGACCTCGGGCCACGATCACCCCGATGTGGCCACCATGCTCAACATCCTGGCGTTGGTGTacag GGACCAGAACAAGTACAAGGAGGCTGCTCATCTTCTCAACGACGCGCTGGCCATCCGGGAAAAGACCCTGGGCAAGGACCACCCCGCT GTGGCTGCCACCCTGAACAACCTGGCTGTGCTGTACGGCAAGAGGGGCAAGTACAAGGAGGCCGAGCCGCTGTGCAAGAGAGCGCTGGAGATCCGCGAGAAg gtgctGGGCCGGTTCCACCCCGACGTGGCAAAGCAGCTGAACAACCTGGCGCTGCTGTGCCAGAACCAGGGCAAGGCGGAGGAAGTGCAGTACTACTATGGGCGGGCGCTGGAGATCTACGAGAGCCGCCTGGGCCCCGACGACCCCAACGTCGCCAAGACCAAGAACAACCTG GCATCCTGCTACCTGAAACAGGGCAAGTACAAAGAGGCCGAGGCGCTGTACAAGGAGATCCTGACTCGGGCGCACGAGAAGGAGTTTGGCTCAGTCAATG GAGAGAACAAGCCAATCTGGATGCATGCAGAGGAACGCGAGGAGAGCAAG gacaggagcaaGGACAGTGTCCCCTACAGGGAGTACGGCAGCTGGTACAAGGCTTGCAAGGTGGACAG ccccacagTGAACACGACCCTGAAGAGCCTGGGGGCTCTGTACCGGCGCCAGGGCAAGCTGGAGGCCGCCGAGACGCTGGAGGAGTGTGCCATGAAAACCCGCAAGCAG GATAGCTCTGGAGTCCTGCGCCGGAGCGGCTCCTTTGGGAAGCTGCGGGACGCCCTGCGCCGGAGCAGCGAGATGCTGGTGAAGAAGCTGCAGGGGAGCAGCCCCCAGGAGCCCAGGAACCTGGG GATGAAACGGGCCAGTTCCCTGAACTTCCTCAACAAGAGCGTGGAAGAGTCGAGCCTG ccaaCCAGCAGCAGCCTCACCGAGAGCCGGGGCCTGAGCTCCAGCACTGTGGACCTGTCCAGACGCAGCTCCTTGCTGGGGTGA
- the KLC2 gene encoding kinesin light chain 2 isoform X1, which translates to MTRCGTEGVALRSGVAPALGSPAMATMVCPREEKLSQDEIVLGTKAVIQGLETLRSEHHSILATLLDTRNCLDKQHEASAVQEKSSLVRKSLEAIELGLGEAQVIIALSSHLSAVESEKQKLRAQVRRLVQENQWLRDELAGTQQKLQRSEQAVAQLEEEKKHLEFMNQIKKFDDDISPSEEKNGEAAKDSLDDLFPSDDDQGQGPTPGSGEAAAQHGGYEIPARLRTLHNLVIQYASQGRYEVAVPLCKQALEDLEKTSGHDHPDVATMLNILALVYRDQNKYKEAAHLLNDALAIREKTLGKDHPAVAATLNNLAVLYGKRGKYKEAEPLCKRALEIREKVLGRFHPDVAKQLNNLALLCQNQGKAEEVQYYYGRALEIYESRLGPDDPNVAKTKNNLASCYLKQGKYKEAEALYKEILTRAHEKEFGSVNGENKPIWMHAEEREESKDRSKDSVPYREYGSWYKACKVDSPTVNTTLKSLGALYRRQGKLEAAETLEECAMKTRKQGMHAISQTRVVELLKDGGRSERRPSRESLSNSAAKAENGPEPADGIGTEWAGDSSGVLRRSGSFGKLRDALRRSSEMLVKKLQGSSPQEPRNLGMKRASSLNFLNKSVEESSLPTSSSLTESRGLSSSTVDLSRRSSLLG; encoded by the exons ATGACCCGATGTGGTACGGAGGGTGTTGCTCTCAGATCTGGAGTGGCCCCGGCTCTGGG GAGCCCGGCCATGGCGACCATGGTGTGCCCGCGAGAGGAGAAGCTGAGCCAGGACGAGATCGTGCTGGGCACCAAGGCAGTGATCCAAGGCCTGGAGACGCTGCGCAGCGAGCACCACTCCATCCTGGCCACCCTGCTGGACACCAGGAACTGCCTGGACAAGCAGCACGAGGCCAGCGCTGTGCAGGAGAAGTCCAGCCTGGTGCGCAAGTCCTTGGAGGCCattgagctggggctgggggaggcccaG GTGATCATCGCTCTGTCGAGCCACCTGAGCGCGGTGGAGTCGGAGAAGCAGAAGCTGCGGGCCCAGGTGCGGCGCCTGGTGCAGGAGAACCAGTGGCTGCGGGACGAGCTGGCGGGCACCCAGCAGAAGCTGCAGCGCAGCGAGCAGGCCGTGGCAcaactggaggaggagaagaagcacCTGGAGTTCATGAACCAGATTAAGAAGTTTGATGACGACATCTCCCCCTCG GAGGAGAAGAATGGGGAGGCAGCCAAGGACTCGCTAGATGACCTGTTCCCCAGCGATGACGACCAGGGCCAAG GGCCGACGCCCGGCAGCGGGGAGGCTGCGGCCCAGCATGGGGGCTATGAGATCCCAGCGCGGCTACGCACACTGCACAACCTGGTGATCCAGTACGCCTCGCAGGGGCGCTACGAGGTGGCCGTGCCGCTCTGCAAGCAGGCACTGGAGGACCTGGAGAAGACCTCGGGCCACGATCACCCCGATGTGGCCACCATGCTCAACATCCTGGCGTTGGTGTacag GGACCAGAACAAGTACAAGGAGGCTGCTCATCTTCTCAACGACGCGCTGGCCATCCGGGAAAAGACCCTGGGCAAGGACCACCCCGCT GTGGCTGCCACCCTGAACAACCTGGCTGTGCTGTACGGCAAGAGGGGCAAGTACAAGGAGGCCGAGCCGCTGTGCAAGAGAGCGCTGGAGATCCGCGAGAAg gtgctGGGCCGGTTCCACCCCGACGTGGCAAAGCAGCTGAACAACCTGGCGCTGCTGTGCCAGAACCAGGGCAAGGCGGAGGAAGTGCAGTACTACTATGGGCGGGCGCTGGAGATCTACGAGAGCCGCCTGGGCCCCGACGACCCCAACGTCGCCAAGACCAAGAACAACCTG GCATCCTGCTACCTGAAACAGGGCAAGTACAAAGAGGCCGAGGCGCTGTACAAGGAGATCCTGACTCGGGCGCACGAGAAGGAGTTTGGCTCAGTCAATG GAGAGAACAAGCCAATCTGGATGCATGCAGAGGAACGCGAGGAGAGCAAG gacaggagcaaGGACAGTGTCCCCTACAGGGAGTACGGCAGCTGGTACAAGGCTTGCAAGGTGGACAG ccccacagTGAACACGACCCTGAAGAGCCTGGGGGCTCTGTACCGGCGCCAGGGCAAGCTGGAGGCCGCCGAGACGCTGGAGGAGTGTGCCATGAAAACCCGCAAGCAG GGCATGCACGCCATCAGCCAGACCAGGGTGGTGGAGCTGCTGAAGGATGGGGGCCGGTCGGAGCGCCGGCCCAGCCGGGAGAGCCTGAGCAACAGTGCTGCCAAGGCTGAGAACGGGCCCGAGCCCGCGGACGGGATAGGCACGGAATGGGCTGGG GATAGCTCTGGAGTCCTGCGCCGGAGCGGCTCCTTTGGGAAGCTGCGGGACGCCCTGCGCCGGAGCAGCGAGATGCTGGTGAAGAAGCTGCAGGGGAGCAGCCCCCAGGAGCCCAGGAACCTGGG GATGAAACGGGCCAGTTCCCTGAACTTCCTCAACAAGAGCGTGGAAGAGTCGAGCCTG ccaaCCAGCAGCAGCCTCACCGAGAGCCGGGGCCTGAGCTCCAGCACTGTGGACCTGTCCAGACGCAGCTCCTTGCTGGGGTGA
- the KLC2 gene encoding kinesin light chain 2 isoform X3: MSSRALGSARVCRAGGGGSGSSGDPVCVFVSPAMATMVCPREEKLSQDEIVLGTKAVIQGLETLRSEHHSILATLLDTRNCLDKQHEASAVQEKSSLVRKSLEAIELGLGEAQVIIALSSHLSAVESEKQKLRAQVRRLVQENQWLRDELAGTQQKLQRSEQAVAQLEEEKKHLEFMNQIKKFDDDISPSEEKNGEAAKDSLDDLFPSDDDQGQGPTPGSGEAAAQHGGYEIPARLRTLHNLVIQYASQGRYEVAVPLCKQALEDLEKTSGHDHPDVATMLNILALVYRDQNKYKEAAHLLNDALAIREKTLGKDHPAVAATLNNLAVLYGKRGKYKEAEPLCKRALEIREKVLGRFHPDVAKQLNNLALLCQNQGKAEEVQYYYGRALEIYESRLGPDDPNVAKTKNNLASCYLKQGKYKEAEALYKEILTRAHEKEFGSVNGENKPIWMHAEEREESKDRSKDSVPYREYGSWYKACKVDSPTVNTTLKSLGALYRRQGKLEAAETLEECAMKTRKQGMHAISQTRVVELLKDGGRSERRPSRESLSNSAAKAENGPEPADGIGTEWAGDSSGVLRRSGSFGKLRDALRRSSEMLVKKLQGSSPQEPRNLGMKRASSLNFLNKSVEESSLPTSSSLTESRGLSSSTVDLSRRSSLLG, encoded by the exons atgtctAGCAGGGCGCTGGGGTCAGCCCGTGTTtgtcgggctgggggggggggctctgggtccAGCGGGGACccggtgtgtgtgtttgt GAGCCCGGCCATGGCGACCATGGTGTGCCCGCGAGAGGAGAAGCTGAGCCAGGACGAGATCGTGCTGGGCACCAAGGCAGTGATCCAAGGCCTGGAGACGCTGCGCAGCGAGCACCACTCCATCCTGGCCACCCTGCTGGACACCAGGAACTGCCTGGACAAGCAGCACGAGGCCAGCGCTGTGCAGGAGAAGTCCAGCCTGGTGCGCAAGTCCTTGGAGGCCattgagctggggctgggggaggcccaG GTGATCATCGCTCTGTCGAGCCACCTGAGCGCGGTGGAGTCGGAGAAGCAGAAGCTGCGGGCCCAGGTGCGGCGCCTGGTGCAGGAGAACCAGTGGCTGCGGGACGAGCTGGCGGGCACCCAGCAGAAGCTGCAGCGCAGCGAGCAGGCCGTGGCAcaactggaggaggagaagaagcacCTGGAGTTCATGAACCAGATTAAGAAGTTTGATGACGACATCTCCCCCTCG GAGGAGAAGAATGGGGAGGCAGCCAAGGACTCGCTAGATGACCTGTTCCCCAGCGATGACGACCAGGGCCAAG GGCCGACGCCCGGCAGCGGGGAGGCTGCGGCCCAGCATGGGGGCTATGAGATCCCAGCGCGGCTACGCACACTGCACAACCTGGTGATCCAGTACGCCTCGCAGGGGCGCTACGAGGTGGCCGTGCCGCTCTGCAAGCAGGCACTGGAGGACCTGGAGAAGACCTCGGGCCACGATCACCCCGATGTGGCCACCATGCTCAACATCCTGGCGTTGGTGTacag GGACCAGAACAAGTACAAGGAGGCTGCTCATCTTCTCAACGACGCGCTGGCCATCCGGGAAAAGACCCTGGGCAAGGACCACCCCGCT GTGGCTGCCACCCTGAACAACCTGGCTGTGCTGTACGGCAAGAGGGGCAAGTACAAGGAGGCCGAGCCGCTGTGCAAGAGAGCGCTGGAGATCCGCGAGAAg gtgctGGGCCGGTTCCACCCCGACGTGGCAAAGCAGCTGAACAACCTGGCGCTGCTGTGCCAGAACCAGGGCAAGGCGGAGGAAGTGCAGTACTACTATGGGCGGGCGCTGGAGATCTACGAGAGCCGCCTGGGCCCCGACGACCCCAACGTCGCCAAGACCAAGAACAACCTG GCATCCTGCTACCTGAAACAGGGCAAGTACAAAGAGGCCGAGGCGCTGTACAAGGAGATCCTGACTCGGGCGCACGAGAAGGAGTTTGGCTCAGTCAATG GAGAGAACAAGCCAATCTGGATGCATGCAGAGGAACGCGAGGAGAGCAAG gacaggagcaaGGACAGTGTCCCCTACAGGGAGTACGGCAGCTGGTACAAGGCTTGCAAGGTGGACAG ccccacagTGAACACGACCCTGAAGAGCCTGGGGGCTCTGTACCGGCGCCAGGGCAAGCTGGAGGCCGCCGAGACGCTGGAGGAGTGTGCCATGAAAACCCGCAAGCAG GGCATGCACGCCATCAGCCAGACCAGGGTGGTGGAGCTGCTGAAGGATGGGGGCCGGTCGGAGCGCCGGCCCAGCCGGGAGAGCCTGAGCAACAGTGCTGCCAAGGCTGAGAACGGGCCCGAGCCCGCGGACGGGATAGGCACGGAATGGGCTGGG GATAGCTCTGGAGTCCTGCGCCGGAGCGGCTCCTTTGGGAAGCTGCGGGACGCCCTGCGCCGGAGCAGCGAGATGCTGGTGAAGAAGCTGCAGGGGAGCAGCCCCCAGGAGCCCAGGAACCTGGG GATGAAACGGGCCAGTTCCCTGAACTTCCTCAACAAGAGCGTGGAAGAGTCGAGCCTG ccaaCCAGCAGCAGCCTCACCGAGAGCCGGGGCCTGAGCTCCAGCACTGTGGACCTGTCCAGACGCAGCTCCTTGCTGGGGTGA